Proteins from one Anopheles nili chromosome 2, idAnoNiliSN_F5_01, whole genome shotgun sequence genomic window:
- the LOC128730924 gene encoding GDP-fucose transporter 1: MYQPLEKENLFTKYIRIAVVVAAYWIISILTVFVNKALLSGLKLDAPLFVTWFQVLTSSSICFTMSVLGKRFPRTFSFPEGNPFDKDTFRKVVPLSILFTAMIATNNLCLKYVGVAFYYVGRSLTTVFNVMLTYALLGQKTSQKAILCCVLIVVGFWIGVDQESLTESFSLIGTIFGVLGSLSLSLYSIYTKRTLQHVNQEVWLLSYYNNVYSAVLFIPLMIINGEVREVLNYQNLSAPWFWGVMTIGGVCGFAIGFVTTLQIKVTSPLTHNISGTAKACAQTIIATSWYQETKSFLWWTSNVVVLLGSAFYTRVKQVEMDQMHREQMNSQKV, from the exons ATGTATCAACcattggaaaaggaaaatttatttaccaaATATATTCGAATTGCCGTGGTTGTAGCTGCATACTG GATTATATCTATTCTAACAGTTTTTGTGAATAAAGCACTTCTGAGCGGACTCAAACTCGATGCCCCCTTGTTCGTGACGTGGTTCCAAGTGTTAACTTCATCGTCAATATGTTTCACGATGAGCGTCTTGGGCAAGCGGTTTCCACGCACCTTCAGCTTTCCCGAAGGAAACCCGTTTGATAAGGACACATTCCGCAAGGTAGTTCCGTTGTCAATTCTTTTTACGGCAATGATAGCAACGAACAACCTGTGCCTAAAATACGTCGGTGTGGCTTTTTACTACGTTGGCAGATCACTGACAACAGTGTTTAACGTAATGTTAACGTACGCTTTGCTGGGGCAAAAGACGAGCCAAAAGGCGATCCTATGCTGTGTATTGATTGTAGTTGGTTTTTGGATTGGCGTTGATCAAGAAAGTCTTACCGAGTCATTTTCCCTTATCGGTACAATATTCGGCGTCCTAGGGTCGTTAAGTCTCTCATTGTACTCTATATACACCAAACGCACCTTACAACACGTGAACCAGGAGGTATGGTTGCTTAGCTACTACAACAACGTCTACTCCGCGGTGCTTTTCATTCCGCTTATGATCATAAACGGTGAAGTAAGAGAGGTGCTAAATTACCAGAATCTGTCAGCCCCATGGTTTTGGGGCGTCATGACTATTGGGGGAGTTTGTGGTTTCGCTATTGGGTTCGTGACCACGTTGCAGATAAAGGTGACTTCGCCGTTAACGCATAACATTTCAGGAACGGCTAAGGCATGCGCGCAAACCATCATTGCCACATCGTGGTATCAAGAAACCAAATCATTCCTCTGGTGGACGTCGAACGTTGTCGTTCTGCTTGGTTCCGCATTCTACACACGCGTCAAGCAGGTCGAAATGGACCAGATGCATCGGGAGCAAATGAATAGTCAAAAAGTTTGA
- the LOC128730923 gene encoding DNA-directed RNA polymerase III subunit RPC3 — translation MSIQLGKLCSRIAEQHFGEVVRTVVDDLFASIAKPLSQIIRSTGLTKSEVCKSLAILIKFGMVGFNMNKAQTAYEYRLYYDRIVMVLRYPRYVHLIQTKFGHESAVLMEELLRSGAQSASQIIIKSMSNVDNKDRNTLAFLRDTFAALIQEHYIIRAPEPKASDGNVEFMELCYDVANPFVMPELDLRILNDMHAGKPVKAPDEDVHWLVNVEQFHIDFRNAIMITAIERLIDSNAGECMKYLLQLMQERTNPWEAVSNPIALVDLRQRCEKKSTNVEMLRYLDQYISVMESNEYVSKFDTKGGGQYTVNVKKIFEQLTWACIENVIVEKYGSKAARIFRVIRMKKYVEQEDIQKEAMVPAKEAKQLTYKLLEENFLQIQTFRKPGGGNAGAPKSFFLFYINQAQIVAMLLELSYKALYNSITRLTHDKTVNKRLIEKSQRLDSIVETMKERGESEAYISEILETLTPPEQEILAKVKLRVKSLYSAEIGIDETIFMLKLYQEYQNK, via the exons ATGTCCATCCAACTAGGCAAACTATGCTCTCGAATTGCGGAGCAACACTTTGGAGAGGTGGTACGAACCGTAGtggatgatttgtttgcgtCGATCGCCAAACCACTTTCACAAATAATACGCTCTACAGGGTTAACTAAGTCAGAG GTATGTAAATCGTTGGCTATTTTGATCAAGTTTGGTATGGTCGGATTCAATATGAACAAAGCACAAACAGCTTACGAGTATCGATTATACTATGATCGCATAGTTATGGTGCTGCGTTACCCTCGGTACGTACATttgattcaaacaaaatttggcCATGAATCTGCTGTGCTGATGGAAGAACTGCTGCGGTCGGGTGCCCAATCAGCTTCACAAATTATCATCAAGTCGATGTCGAACGTAGATAATAAGGATCGCAACACGTTGGCTTTCCTCCGTGATACATTTGCAGCACTTATTCAAGAACACTACATCATCCGTGCCCCGGAACCCAAAGCGAGCGATGGAAATGTCGAGTTTATGGAACTATGCTATGATGTTGCCAACCCGTTCGTTATGCCCGAATTAGATTTGCGAATCTTAAATGACATGCACGCTGGGAAGCCAGTCAAGGCTCCAGATGAGGATGTTCACTGGCTTGTAAACGTGGAACAATTTCATATTGATTTTCGCAACGCAATAATGATCACGGCGATTGAGCGATTGATCGACAGCAATGCAGGCGAGTGCATGAAATATTTACTCCAGCTGATGCAGGAACGCACCAATCCTTGGGAGGCGGTTTCAAACCCGATTGCGCTAGTTGATTTGAGGCAAAGATGTGAGAAGAAGTCTACAAATGTGGAAATGCTACGCTATCTTGATCAGTACATCTCAGTGATGGAATCTAACGAGTACGTATCAAAGTTCGATACCAAGGGTGGCGGCCAGTATACGGTGAATGTAAAGAAAATATTCGAGCAACTTACCTGGGCGTGCATCGAAAATGTCATTGTGGAAAAGTACGGATCCAAGGCGGCCCGAATATTTCGAGTAATTCGCATGAAAAAGTACGTCGAGCAGGAGGATATTCAGAAGGAAGCCATGGTACCAGCAAAAGAGGCGAAACAACTAACCTATAAGCTGCTTGAAGAGAACTTTCTCCAAATTCAAACGTTCCGTAAGCCGGGTGGTGGTAATGCCGGTGCTCCGAAATCATTCTTCCTCTTTTACATCAATCAGGCGCAAATCGTGGCGATGTTATTGGAATTGAGTTACAAGGCGCTGTACAATTCGATTACACGCTTAACGCACGATAAGACTGTGAACAAGCGATTGATTGAGAAGAGTCAACGGTTGGACAGCATTGTTGAAACAATGAAGGAACGTGGAGAATCAGAAGCTTACATAAGTGAAATCCTGGAGACGCTAA